The region AATTTAAGCATGTCAAGTGAAAATTCCATTTTTCTGTGCTTGTAAACAATCGATAGAAAATGTCTTCCAAAAATACAACAAATCCACCTCCAGTTCCGCCTCTGGAATTAATAAATGATTCGCCGGATTCAAGTGATGGTGAAACGGAGAAACAGGAAAGTCGGACAGACAATTTAGAAAATCCGAGTAACAGAGATATTTCTCCAGAGTCGGGAATCGATCTTGCCTCTCGTGGATCAACGGGAGTAACAGAAGAAAGTGAAGACACGATGAGAACAGAAGAAACAGATCGAACTATTATCCCTCCaaatgaattatttaattttgatttaacaaATCCAGATGATGTTATGAAAATGTTAGAAAATGTAAACTTATCAGATGAAGATACAGATGTACTGTTACAGGAAGCTTATAAtgttaatatgaaattaaaagaaatattaaggAGACAAGAACAAGCCGGTGGCAAAATGAACCAAGCAGATATTGCTAAACTAAAAGGTTCAAATACTGTAGTGGTGCCAGGACCTGGTAAAAAAGGTTCAAGTTCAAATTCTCGGGCTGGTTCAGCTAAAAGATCTCAGTTTGCTAAAGCAGAACCACTACCACCTATAAGTAATGGATCTACACCTAGTTCAAATATGAGAATTCCATCAGCTGTATACAGCGCAAAGCTTCATAGAGCACCTGCACCACCTTCAGCCTCTCAAAGTCAGAAAAGACTTGCATTGTCATCACAAGATAAAAGAATGGGTTCCAGAAATCCATCTGCAGCAATGGTTATTATCATTTAAGTTTTTTAATCCAACTTTGCACTCCATTTGTTTATGATTATTTATCACGATTATGAAAAGATGTGTTATAAAATCATGAATAGGGACATGTTTACAAATGTATTCAAAAAATGTGAAAGATGTCTactattacaaaaaatgtatctttGACACACACCCCCATTTCAAACCTCTATTCTATCAAATgtctacatttgtacatttgtatatactgATTGTTTATTAAAGCAATTCTTAGCGATTATTAATTACGAGGATCACTTTATGTATTAAAGGATAATAAtgattttctgtaaataaaattaagtttttattGAGCTAATACATAAATAATTGCGGGATTTGTAATTTTTTCTAAGCACTAATTGCATGATTTGCTTGCAACTTGAAATCCAGAAAAAAATTGATACCATTCGAAAATGTACatctgtacatgtacatgtattgcctTATAATTTGCATTAGTACTTATTATTTAATTCTCTGTCTGACACATAAAAACATGCAGTATCTATTTGCTgattataaaattaagaaataattgatgcaagctatactttattttagttttaacatgggtaggcattatattcatgattatttttgcccgagcgatc is a window of Mytilus edulis unplaced genomic scaffold, xbMytEdul2.2 SCAFFOLD_100, whole genome shotgun sequence DNA encoding:
- the LOC139504916 gene encoding uncharacterized protein isoform X2, translated to MSSKNTTNPPPVPPLELINDSPDSSDGETEKQESRTDNLENPSNRDISPESGIDLASRGSTGVTEESEDTMRTEETDRTIIPPNELFNFDLTNPDDVMKMLENVNLSDEDTDVLLQEAYNVNMKLKEILRRQEQAGGKMNQADIAKLKGSNTVVVPGPGKKGSSSNSRAGSAKRSQFAKAEPLPPISNGSTPSSNMRIPSAVYSAKLHRAPAPPSASQSQKRLALSSQDKRMGSRNPSAAMHKSRNNKKATPVSTAERPGWDDRFMY
- the LOC139504916 gene encoding uncharacterized protein isoform X3, producing MSSKNTTNPPPVPPLELINDSPDSSDGETEKQESRTDNLENPSNRDISPESGIDLASRGSTGVTEESEDTMRTEETDRTIIPPNELFNFDLTNPDDVMKMLENVNLSDEDTDVLLQEAYNVNMKLKEILRRQEQAGGKMNQADIAKLKGSNTVVVPGPGKKGSSSNSRAGSAKRSQFAKAEPLPPISNGSTPSSNMRIPSAVYSAKLHRAPAPPSASQSQKRLALSSQDKRMGSRNPSAAMDYLL